tTACTCAGCACAAAGGCGGGAcgggaaggagaggagggtcCGTCCGGGGTGGGGAGAGGCACGGGGTCACGGGAGGGCAGGAGcagatgaggagcagagggaaggGGAGCAGAAATGTGGGGGAGATAAGAGAGGAGCGAGGCCGACGCTCACATCGGAGAGAGCAGAGATTTAGTGACATTCAGCAGCAAAGAGCCAAAGACACACAGCATGTAGAAGATAATGAAATCCACCGTATCAATATAAAGCAGACTCACCCTAGACTTGGGAGGGGCGGGGGACACCTAGAGAGGGGTTAAttagagagaaagcagagaggttTGACAGAGACAAGAAACAAGTAAACAGTCGAGCAAAGAGACGAACAGTGGAGGAAACAGGGATGCTGGGaacactgctgacacacactccCATCCCCGGGTACTGTGAGGCCTTCAGCGCAGTGTGTTATTTCTGTTACTCACAATCGTGCGGAAGAAGTGGACCACAGCGTTTTCTGCTCCACGCTTACGTGGGGAAGTGGCAGAGGCTTTCTGAGGGCCTGGAGACAGAGCACCTCGGAAAGATCcctgggagagaggagaggagaggagaggagaggaaaggaaaggaaaggaaaggaaagaagaggagaggagaggagaggagaggagaggagaggagaggagaggagaggagaggagaggagaggaaaggaaaggagaggaaagaagaggaaaggataggtaatgagaggagaggagaggagaggagaggagaggaaagggaaggagaggaaagaaaagggaaggagaggaatggaaaggaaaagagaggaaaggaaaggaaaggaaaggaaatgagaggagagtaGAGGAAAGGAAGGTACAATAGACCTGCATGTTAAATGAATGCATGCAAAGATGACTTGACCTTCTATGTTGAATTACAGTTTTTACAGGAACTTTCTGAAAAATCTTGTTAGATTAACAGTTCATCTGTTGAAGTAAAGCAGCCAGGAAGATAACACTGTTCAGCAGTGGTTAAAACACTCCTCTGGGTCCCACTTACCTTCTGAACGATGGGAACAACAaccaaaattacaaaacaattCAACTGTCAGTGGAATTATTGACAATTTGTCAGACAGCGGCAGCTCAAAATCGCTGCATAAACAGACTTACTTGcctgaaatatgaataatagCTCAATCTGAGTTTTGAATGAATCTGTAGGTTCTAGAATAACATTACAAGTAATGCATGTGGCCGACTGTGCTCTCAGGACTGTGGATGCTAGCGTTGGCACAGACTCTGATTTAATACCTTAATCACACAGTGCTGCATTATGCAAATCTTTTACATTGAATCCATATGAACATATCAATTAAATGATAAGGACCAAAGCATATGTAAGGATGCAGGTATGATCGTTTCGGGCTCCTCTCAGTGAAAGTGCTTCTGTTACCCTCCATCGACTTGCAGATATTCATTCAATCAGCTCCCACCTCGTGAGCCCTTATCCCAAACTGAGTCGTTAAGAACGGATTAAAAATGGAACAAACGAGGGGTGGAAGATGTCGGCGTTCTCTTGTCAGTGGCTCGATCTTAACAAGAAGAGCAAGAAGATTAATTATCAACTGAAAGCACAAATCAATGCAGCCACGTTCCTCAACGTCAGACTTCACAAAGGCCTGCGTGAAACgctgctgcattaaaaacaaaggcCTGTGTTGACTCACGCAAGCAACACAGGCACATCAAAGGTGAAAAGCATCGTTCTTCTAACATCGAACGCCACCAACAACCTGCAGCCTGCGGGAGAACGAGCTCGCCTCCGCCCGCTCAGTATGCTCAGCCTTTTTCGGTTAATGTCATCTCGTTCGTCCCTTCCCCTGACCCCACTCACGGAAGAGGGAGATGCATGCGTGTTTATAGGCGTGTTGGATGGAAGGGGAGGGCGTGCGGTTGATGATCCACGTCCattatctcatctcatctcatcagaGGGCCTTCAAGCCAACAAAAGGGGGGTAAAACTTTCACTGCCGCCACCATTTACGCAATATCATAGACAGGCGGTGAGGAATTATACGTCacctttgctttctttcatggGTTTTGTGAAAATGGACCACccaaaacataaaagaaaaagaaaaaaaggttccCACCAAGAGCACAATCCACCCAAATGGATATGTAGACGGGCAATTATGGCGCACATAAAGGGAACTTTGTTTCCATTTGGATCCTCTTTAAAAATGACTACTTCAGCTATTTGAATATGAGTAAATCTAGCCTCTCTGTTGCTGATGTCAGTATGTGTGCTCCATCCCTGTCGCTGGCCCAGCGCCTCAGCACTGACCCCTTAATGATGTCCTCTTGTGCAAGAGTGTGCCTCTGCGCGTCTGTTTGCACGTCTGCGTCTGTCATGATGTAAATGACGGGAAATGGAGGCAGAAACGAaacagggaggggagagaatGGAGCAGCCTGGGCGGCCGCCGCCGAGCCTTTGTCCGGCCGAAAGGAGAGGCGAGaaggaagagatgagagaggacaCAGGAGATCAAATGATGCTGTATGGATTCTGCTGGTGCAGTCTCAATTTCAGCCAGTTGTCCCTTTGATGTGAGTCTCCTTTGTGTTCGttctcagctcctctctccctcgAAAACACTTTTTCTGCCTCCATTCTTCCATTTTAAAGCTAAGAAGTGCAACATGACATTAAATAACTTCAACCGCATCCAAATGTCAAGTAAACGTTGCAGGTGTTTAATATGAGGTTTGCATTAGCTGCTTGCACGCTGTTATGATGATGGAAATGTTCAAACCTTCAGCAATGACACTGAGGCGTTCTGCCAAGTCTGAGCTGTTAGTTTCTCTTCCTgaattaaaagctgtttttgggGGGTTAATGACGATGCTTCGCCCCCGCTGCTCAGCTTTTCTCACTTCTTCTCAAACTCTCACTCCAGCAGTGTCTCTGATGAGCGGGAGGTCGCCATCATCGATCCCTGTTTGATGTCTGAAGAGAAAGGGGatcatgtgtgtgcgtgcgtgagagAGCGAAAGgaagtggaaacacacacacacatgcacacagacacacacacacaatttgtaTGCATTTCAAATAGACAatacaaagactggaaacaggggggaaCCGCCAGCCTGGATCTGTGCAAAGGTAAAACAAGGCTAGGGGTCTACGGCCATGCTAGCATCTCTGTTAGGAGGTGGCCTACAtgtgcacagtggtgctttgagctacatgctaaagCCAGGCTTACAATGATGATGCTAACGCTAGCAGGTTAGCATCATCACGACCGTGATCATACGGTGACTACATattcaaaatgcaacaaaatttCATGCCAAAGCTGTTGAGCTACACCAGCCTGGAGCAAAGTGGTGGATGGCGATGCAGGTCAGCCCGTCGCTGACTGACCGCGGCTAGCAAAGAGTCCGGATTCAGACCCAGACTGAGGTACAAAGTATTCACAGCATGTAGTTTATCACAAAGTGCAGGTTAATGATGTGAGAGGTCACAGCCTGGCCAGGGACCTGCATCATTATTGATGATGCTTAATAATTCATCATGCAGAGGAGCAGGCTTGGGAGATTCATCGTTATCCTTGTGGACTCACACACGTCACACTGAACATCTCTGAGACTTGCATTTAACATTCATCAAGAACTGCGCTGAGATATCTGCAGCTCATTTTCTGCACCTACCCTGCAGTGCTGAGTGAGACCAGCAgacacccccccacacaccccCCAAGTGCAGTACTGTGCGCAGTATTACTCTTATTACCCTGGAGCTGCACTCTTTGAGATTCATGAAGACTGGGAGAGCGGGGTCAATCAGTCTGGGCGacatgcagcagtttgtgcagcaaaGACAAGGTGCCTCCAACATCAAATACTGACAAAGGAGGGAAATTAAGCAATGATCtgtgctgtcagacagaaaCGATGAAGATGAGGCAACACAGATAATCGCTTAATTTGCCTCCTGCCTCTGATCCACTCATCAGAAAGTCGGGGGTTCGATCTCCGGCTCCTCCAGTCTGCGTGTCCAAGTGTCCTTGGCCAAGATACTGAGCCctgagtgtgttagtgtgtgtgtgtgtgaatgctgccaTGTGTcgtaaagtgctttgagtggttggtAGACTAGAAGCCctctatataaatgcagtccattaaCCTTCACATTCAAGGAAAGGCTCCAAATGTTTATATAATAATGCTGTAGAGGgccttccctttttttttcccagccactctttacaattttttttcccGCTTTTATACAGTCCCTTAAACTTCATTAGGTTAAACGCATTTGCAATGTAGCTTATAACCCAATCCTAAAAATCTCAGTGTCTCAGTCATATTTGCGCTTCTAATATGTGTGACTCAGAGACTTCGTTCTTCATGAGTGACAGCAGGTCAGGTCAATCATCTGCAGCTTGTATTTAAAACTCAATTAAAATGCAGCCTGTCCAAAATGCTAAGCAgggtttgttttcattgtgttcctGGGCCTGGCTGTCCTTGTTTCTCAGTCCATCTAACCAAAGGatgaatataaacacacatttctgcattttaaataGAAACTGGATTTCTGAGCTGATTCCTGTTGTCGGAGACGTAATCCTCGTGAACGCGCTGCTGCTCATGCGAAAGTCTTTAAGCAGGCTTTAAATGACTCAAAACTCTCTGATCGGAatctaaatgaatgaatttcaatTCCAGGAAGCTTGTGGCGATCACAAAGCTCTGCTCTTTTAGTAGACAAACTGTGAGTGAAGGAATGAGAggtcttttattctttctttagGCTCATATAAACAAGTCAAGCCAGTCACCCGTTACTATCAGAGCAGAGGTAAACAGTAGCTCTGCTTTCCATTAAAACTCCTCTGATAActccttttgtttctgtgcgATTGATTGACTCAACTCCGGAATACATAAATTTGTCTGAAagtctttcattttaaagtctgaGACAAAGCAGACAAACCTGAGCTCAGTGAATAAATGCCAAAAGTGAACTTTTCCACAATGGGTTGGTTTGCTTCGTCGCTTTGGGCCAAACTAAAAATATCACCTCAAATTGGAGTAAAGACGAATCAGAGTGGCTGGCTGTTACCAGTTGTTAGCAGAGCAGTTAAAACCATTCATCTGACTTTCACAACACAAGAAGAACCAAAAAAGGGGAGACAATGAGCCAGagatgaattaaaacaaaacaaagagagtgCTGAGGGTGTTGTTAAAGAGTTTTAATCAAGCAATAATTCATAAAGCTGAGAACAGGAACAGGTTAGGAACAGGTCAACGGTCACAGCACTTCACAACAGATACAAACGCTTGATATCCACTGCAAAGTTGAAGGCGTTACAAATCAGGGATCAGCCCCGATCCACTGCTGGTTCAGACAAACTCTCGACCGGGTCAAAGACACGTGAACCTGAGGTGAGCGTACTGATGAGAGGGGGGCCGGCGACAGCCCCTCTTCATCCAAGACACTGGGGTTAGAGTACAGTATCACAAGAGTTTTGGTTTAGACTGTGAGCTGTTCCGCAAAAGCCCGATTCGTACAGTGATCACTCCTACTGTTGCATTAAATGACTGATTATATCGGCCGTTCAGCaaattaatatgcaaattaagACTTCAAAATATTCTCTTCATTGCTGCGTGAATAGCTAATGCTCATGCAAACGTAATTTTCCCTGCAATTAACACATCATTATCCCTGTTATTTGAAATGATCAAAAACCTGTTAGCATTCAGATGCAGATTCCCTGCAGTTGTTTCATGTGCTGAGACTGGAGTTTGTCGTTTTTGGCGTCGTCTCACAACTTATGAAACATCTCTCGCGAACTGCCTTAATACTTTGTAAAAGCCCGAGCTCAGGCTTGGAATGACAATTATGCAAATAAACCCGACAAAGTACATAAAAAGCACAAGGGATCAGGTTGTGAATGGCTCCATACCTGCCGAATATTAAAACAACTTAGACTTAAACAACGAATAAGCATGCATAATGAAGATCCAACAGAAAACACGTTTCCCCTCTAACAACGCAGCAAAGTCTGCATTAAGAACGTCTGTGGAGAATCTGTGCACATTGACAGGCAGAGCAGATCAGAAATTAAGCTGAAAAATATCTGTCTTCATGATGAAAAATAAGTGTTTGCAGCAGGAAATTAGtgcagattgatttttttttttttttgcaagaggCAACGGAGGTGGGGCCGACCTGTTCGTCATTCACTTGAGATGTGAACACTCATCATTTGAAGGCAAACCCTTGGtgaatacataaatatatatttttatcgCTTTGTTTTCGTAAACTTGTCATCAAAACGGAGAGCAACGGACAATTTTAATGACATAAAggataaatcaaacaaatactGCAGAATATTAGTCGCTAGCCTAATGTTGAATGAAAGCGTCACCATTTGTTCTGTTGACAATTTTCCCTGAACGTTTCAACATcttacaaaagcaaaacaatatcTGATCAGCACGACAGGCTAAAACAAAGATTTGCAGCACACAGTATATGTAAAGTCGCTTTTATCCTGAATCTTACACTGAACACCTTTTCAAAGTTGACATAAGGCGTGGGGGGAATGCATATTTTCATGCTGCTGACTGATTTCTTTGCAATTACCCCAAATAGACTGGCTCTGCAGGGGTAGCTGGGCAGGAAAAAAGCTTATAGTCAGACAggagtttctttttcttttgcccaCAGGATTTAATCGCAGCTCTCCTTTCAAACCAACGTCAGTAATGTCCACTTTTTTAAAGAGCTGTCAAAATGAGGCGGCGTGACTCATGGTggaacacacagagcaacagttCCGTTTCCTCGCTCTGAAAGCGCTTACAAGAGGCTTTGGGATTTAGCTGCAGCATGTTGCAGTAGTGCTGTCAGGATGAGCACGATTTCAATGCATGCTCAGCGCTGCTGTGACTTCCCCTCCATCACCACCTCCAGAGGGCATCGCTGAGTGTGTGGCCCACAGGAAGGGCTGGAACCAACAGTGCTGCAGTCTGGTTCAGACGGCCGAGGCAGCAGTGCCGAGCAcaataatgttttctttctttgtgagCAGGCCTGCTCAGTTTTTATACTTATGCAATAGTCAAAATGATGCTATCTTGACAACACGAGAGTACAAAGTCATTAAAAGCAATGCGGGCTCTACTTTATAGAATGCAGACTATATGTTCCCAAACAAGGAGTGATAATATGCCCTTACtctaaaatatgtatttatatgttaACATACATTATTACTTATATCTCTTTGATCATCTATAGCATAACGTGATCATTAAGTTTGAAAGTGACTTAGCAGACTGCTGTACCGTGCAAACAGTAGTGAAGTACCTCCCTGTGGCTGACTTCTCACAGATGTTTCAAAATGACCCcagagacagagaaatcaaAGAGGCTTAACTCTCCACAAAGAAGCCGCATGAACTCTCTGCAGAATACCTAATGCCTCTACAAAATCCAACATCACGCACCAGTATTACATCTACATGATAATGGGCATGAATCTCCCCGTCGCTCACATTATCATCGTCATTTAGGAAAGTACCTGAACTGAAACACGGCTGCTCTGAACTCCAGTTTGACAAATGTTCCGATCAAACTGCGTAACGGCAGCGACAACTGCACAATTCCAGCAAATCACATCTACAACAGATATATTAAATTTTACTGAGGAGAGAAATGCTACTAAATGGcattgaaataaaaagaaagacagaatcTAGAAACGCTCCCATTAATGAATCAAAATCACAGCCTCTttataatgaaattaaaatacaacaaacccCACCCAAAGTCATTATCCGGTGATGATCCATAACCTATTTGCCAGTTAATGTGAATCATAGGACAATGTCAGACTTTGGttcaccataaaaacaacagtaaaaccAACACAAATCTATATGACAAATATGTAGCAACAAATTCTCTCAAGATCAGTTAAATCAGAAGCTTCTGGGAGTGAATCAGCAGAATGAACCGAGATACATGAGAAGGGTCGAGTTTTCACCTCGACTCTCCCGGCTTCCTCACCTTGCCCTTCCTCTTCTTGTCACCTCCAAAGAACTTTCCAATCTGATCCAGGAGGCCGGGGTTCTTCTTCCTGCGGCCCAGCCCGAAGGCGGCCTGTGCAGAGCTGCTTGCAGATGCCATGGTTGTAATAGTGGTTGGtagtatgtttgtgtttgtcaaatgTGGGGTTCTTGTCGCTCTCTTAAGTGAGAGACcgaaagacagaggagggaaaagagaaaagagagggagggaggggaaaaaaaaagctagccTATTCTAGGTCCTGTTCGGGGCTCTCCGACCCGCACTCTGAAGCCGCTCCGCTGTGCTCCTGGATGGTCTGCAGCTCGTCCGATTCGGAGGGTCGGTCTTTGAAGGTGTTGTCCTCTCGGCCCGGGGCATCTCGGGAGAAGAGGCGGACCAGGTGGGGGCGTGGCGTGGCGGCGTCAGGGTCAGCTGTGCTGGCGGGGAGCCAGGGCTGGCGGGGGCCCTCAGCGCCCGTGGAGTCAGTCACCGCCGGCTTCTCCGAGATGCAGCCATTGTTCTGGTTCGCATCTGCCTCACCCAGGCCTGCGCAGAAACAACAAGGGTCATCTATGGGCTCGGGCCTGCATGGCACACAACAAGCCACGGAAGCAACAATGGACCCTTTTGACGGGACCGTgcccttcctgctgcagcacagaccaGCAGAGCTAACACTTCACAGCTGAACTTGAATGAACCTTACCTGCTGAACAGGAAAAGATAGAAATGTGTTAGCTGAATTCATAAGCACTGTTTGCTCTCTGAGGTCAGCGTGACcaccatcattttttttagctgcagaCTGTAATCTGGCAGCAGTGTGTTCTCACAACTCCCATCTTAATCCACCTGGAGGACAGTGCACTGGAGTGCTTGCAAAATGTTTCTTGATTATTACAGTAACACAACTAACAGTGGGCTCGCGCAGGAGAAGcgtctttaaaatgtcacagaaataaacagaaatgtgcCGAACATTTTATTGCTGCGCCACCTGTGCAGCCGTGTAAAAGCAATGCACGTTTCAGCATGTTCTGGTTCCACTGGGATGACATTACAGCTGCGTCTCGAACGTCCACTTTGACAGCTATCCGTTCAGTTAGCCAGCAGCTCCCACAGCAGAGGACATCCAGTGCATTCCTGCCTCTAAAACAATATACACACTGTACTGGCAGAAATGGTGTAGCACTACACCAGAGAATCTGCATGCTAATAATGGCTGAAACAGTGGCCTGTTGTCAGAGCTGCATAGTTATTACAGAGAAACAAAGGGCCCAGTGTCACTAAAATAACTCCTATAAGTATGGATTTTCAACCCAATGCACGGTGACACTTATCTGATTTGGGGCCCGAGAGCTGTGAGGCCGCTGTCTCTGGGTGCAGAGCAAATGCTAGTTCCATGTTGTTTGCTACGTAGACATTTCTACTTCTATTTGCTACAATTTTAGATGCTGATTACTCCTAAAACAGTGCAACTGTAGCAGCATAATAATCTCTCATTACTTGGTCCAACGAGTTCTTCAGCTTGATTTCCTTCTGGCTGATTTTCCACGTATCAAATGTAAGTAGATGACGAGTAAATGCATACATGACTCAGTGCGTGGACAAAGAAACCAACTTTTGTCACTTGGGAAGTCACTATTTGTCATCCACACCCCACCGCTTTAAATATAACGTCACTGCGCCTGTTTATCATTGTAGGCGTTTATCCAGAAGCGATGAGATGATGAGATGTACCTGTCGCCCACCAGAGAaggtttaaatgtgttttcactgccaGCATTCAAAACTGTTCTTTTGAGGAATGACAGCACATGGACTCAGATTTAGAATACGtgttattttaatgtaattttctGACCCAATCCTCACCAGTTGCTTCACTATAAAATGACAGCTCTTTCGTTCTCTTGGTGCAGCTCTCTAACAAAGGTCTAATGGGTCAGGACGCCACAAGTCATCCTTAAAAAGGACTTGAcaccagtcttttttttaaacacccTCTGAAATAAGACACGGCTGTGAAACTGCTTTAATAAAAATGATCTAATAATACCATTCTTCTGCTACTAATGTGATTTCTTTAGAACGTCCTTAATCCCACTCCCGAGATGACTGCGGCAGCCGAGCCGCACACATCGCACTGCTGTGAGAAGTACTTAGTGGGAGTTGTCTCCCTAAGTGTGTCTCATTTCCTCATGATTTCATTCTCGTCAAGGTGAATGAGCCGTTTTAGAGGCCACTCTGAGACACGATAATCCTCACTGTAAACTAATAAATTCAGACAGGGTTAACTCCTGCTTTAAAGCAGGTGACACTTCCAATTTCAAATACTTTGTGTAAAGGTTTCCGAAACGCATAaccaaaatataaaatgaaagaataaaataaggaaaaataaGATGCCGTCGGGTCTTCATCAAAGAGAAGGAAGCTGAGATTGAAGGCACTGTGTGTAAAATTAAATATGATGATAGTCTGATGGCCAAAATGAAGGTTGGTGCAATCAATAAGCTGCTTTCAGC
Above is a window of Chelmon rostratus isolate fCheRos1 chromosome 8, fCheRos1.pri, whole genome shotgun sequence DNA encoding:
- the mbpb gene encoding myelin basic protein b, coding for MGQHLGKRESPTDSKASSPEPKAAQTTAAEPESQDEVFGLGEADANQNNGCISEKPAVTDSTGAEGPRQPWLPASTADPDAATPRPHLVRLFSRDAPGREDNTFKDRPSESDELQTIQEHSGAASECGSESPEQDLE
- the LOC121610539 gene encoding myelin basic protein-like isoform X1, which produces MASASSSAQAAFGLGRRKKNPGLLDQIGKFFGGDKKRKGKGSFRGALSPGPQKASATSPRKRGAENAVVHFFRTIVSPAPPKSRWRGLAAKIGLGDQKSQSAKAKKASAGDGKGTLTRIFKMGSRSASPAKR
- the LOC121610539 gene encoding myelin basic protein-like isoform X3 encodes the protein MASASSSAQAAFGLGRRKKNPGLLDQIGKFFGGDKKRKGKGSFRGALSPGPQKASATSPRKRGAENAVVHFFRTIGDQKSQSAKAKKASAGDGKGTLTRIFKMGSRSASPAKR
- the LOC121610539 gene encoding myelin basic protein-like isoform X2, coding for MASASSSAQAAFGLGRRKKNPGLLDQIGKFFGGDKKRKGKGSFRGALSPGPQKASATSPRKRGAENAVVHFFRTIVSPAPPKSRGDQKSQSAKAKKASAGDGKGTLTRIFKMGSRSASPAKR